A window of the Teredinibacter franksiae genome harbors these coding sequences:
- a CDS encoding DUF1963 domain-containing protein, with protein MKSIEETYIELEKHLREASVAEIGGFRPPEDKLTSWFGGPGFGLDGETLPTYNGGDMFCLLQVKVSELPVIPPELEGTEFLIVFTNREEFPFDKKHGDGWEIREYSSLEELKMFPKSSEKEVVKAFPIRWKKVMDDSPDWENSWDLVDMTPINEADDERFFYEYNRYSGTKFGGFPNCIQHGHDLEGFVFQIGSEEKPNWMWADNGIAYFNKTDAGEWAFNCQFY; from the coding sequence ATGAAGTCAATTGAAGAAACATATATAGAGTTAGAGAAACATTTAAGAGAAGCTTCCGTTGCAGAAATAGGCGGTTTTCGTCCGCCAGAAGACAAATTGACTTCCTGGTTCGGAGGCCCTGGTTTTGGGTTGGATGGTGAAACACTACCTACTTACAATGGTGGGGATATGTTTTGCTTGCTCCAGGTTAAGGTATCAGAATTGCCTGTTATTCCTCCAGAATTAGAAGGAACAGAATTTCTTATCGTATTTACAAATCGTGAAGAATTCCCTTTTGACAAAAAACATGGTGATGGCTGGGAAATCAGAGAATACTCTTCTTTAGAGGAGCTAAAAATGTTTCCCAAATCAAGCGAGAAGGAGGTCGTCAAGGCCTTTCCCATAAGATGGAAGAAAGTTATGGATGACTCACCTGATTGGGAAAATTCATGGGACCTAGTTGATATGACTCCTATCAATGAAGCCGATGATGAAAGATTTTTCTATGAATATAATCGTTATTCAGGTACAAAATTTGGAGGGTTTCCAAATTGCATTCAGCATGGTCATGATTTAGAAGGTTTTGTGTTTCAAATAGGTAGTGAAGAAAAACCCAACTGGATGTGGGCTGATAATGGAATTGCATATTTTAATAAAACTGATGCGGGTGAATGGGCGTTTAATTGTCAGTTCTATTAA
- the tnpA gene encoding IS66 family insertion sequence element accessory protein TnpA, with the protein MEKQTRTPPIDWRVELKAWRESGLPLSQFCREQGLVAHQLSYYKRKYEPQALSPDAQSTGFSQVSVLSTNAIGAECLSLRLASGHTIEGISTQTLPLVSALMCTLQ; encoded by the coding sequence ATGGAAAAACAAACGCGTACCCCCCCAATTGACTGGCGGGTCGAACTCAAAGCATGGCGAGAATCTGGTTTACCACTTTCTCAATTTTGCCGAGAGCAAGGCTTGGTCGCTCACCAGCTGTCATACTACAAACGCAAGTATGAACCCCAAGCACTTAGCCCAGATGCGCAATCAACAGGCTTTAGCCAAGTTAGTGTTTTGAGCACCAATGCCATCGGCGCTGAATGTTTAAGTTTACGCCTGGCCAGCGGACATACAATCGAAGGGATAAGCACACAAACCTTACCGCTAGTGAGCGCATTAATGTGCACGCTACAATGA